From Alligator mississippiensis isolate rAllMis1 chromosome 9, rAllMis1, whole genome shotgun sequence, one genomic window encodes:
- the L3MBTL1 gene encoding lethal(3)malignant brain tumor-like protein 1 isoform X2 yields MVMDGRAEMEVMRSTKGNAAREVSIHLVANENTVQNTHLPTTAFIIPANATAINLPTSTLEIQRFPRESQRSTAAERPERGAGNEAMTATVIPQISGVQTCNTVRVLEWKDGVATLPGSNLRFRINEYGTLKVVSADKIPPAEPVKEAHMEKDQESEVAPSSRDNHIVAQDVPEQPKLPTAESMCHCDTCGRRHVSEVAREGRGFCSEHCHRQFKERSVIVENSAGSTNVTEILKPVKKRKRKDYQSPSEEEYESEQMEEKQEERKNLGGDSTISNTEIEEWSGNQHGASEEKKEGWSWASYLEEQKAIAAPLNLFQDYQTASQNKNGFKVGMKLEGIDPQHPSMYFILTVAEVCGYRMRLHFDGYSECHDFWLNADSPNIHPAGWFEETGHKLQPPKGYKEEEFSWTNYLKITKAQAAPKHLFVTRNSNEVPTGFEVGTKLEAVDRMNPSLICVATVTDVVDNRFLVHFDNWDDTYDYWCDPSSPYIHPVGWCQEHGKPLTPPQDYPDPDNFSWEKYLKETGASAVPAWAFKVRPPHSFLVNMKLEAVDRRTPSLIRVSSVEDVEDYRIKIHFDGWSHVYDFWIDADHPDIHPVGWCSKTGHLLQPPFRPKEPASSAHGACPTLGCKSIPHTKGSKYSFHHRKCPTPGCDGSGHVTGRFTAHYCLSGCPLAEKNQGRLKADLSDTEASARKRNLIGFSQRKKSRHHGRGRPPKYRKIQQEDFQTISADNMHQSLFMSALSAHPDRSLSLCWEQHCKLLPGVAGITAATVAKWTIDEVFSFVQTLTGCEDQAKLFKDEMIDGEAFLLLTQADIVKIMSVKLGPALKIYNSILMFKNADDTLK; encoded by the exons ATGGTGATGGATGGCAGAGCAGAAATGGAGGTCATGAGAAGCACAAAAGGGAACGCTGCCAGGGAGGTCAGCATCCATCTGGTTGCCAATGAGAACACTGTGCAGAACACACACCTACCAACAACTGCCTTCATCATACCAG CAAATGCAACCGCCATCAACCTCCCTACCAGCACCTTAGAAATCCAGCGATTTCCTCGGGAGTCTCAGAGGAGCACAGCAGCTGAGAGACctgagagaggggcagggaacGAGGCCATGACAGCAACTGTCATCCCCCAGATCAGCGGAGTGCAGACCTGCAACACGGTTCGGGTCCTTGAGTGGAAGGATGGGGTGGCTACTCTGCCTGGGAGCAACTTGCGA TTTCGGATAAATGAGTACGGGACACTGAAAGTGGTGAGTGCTGATAAAATCCCTCCAGCTGAACCTGTAAAGGAAGCTCACATGGAGAAAGATCAGGAGTCGGAGGtagcacccagcagcagggacaaTCACATTGTGGCTCAGG ATGTACCAGAGCAGCCCAAGCTGCCCACAGCAGAGAGCATGTGCCACTGTGATACCTGTGGCCGGAGACACGTGTCAGAGGTGGCCCGGGAGGGCAGGGGGTTCTGCAGCGAACACTGTCATCGTCAGTTCAAAGAAAG gtcTGTCATTGTAGAGAACTCTGCTGGCAGCACCAATGTCACTGAAATCCTCAAGCCAGTGAAAAAACGGAAAAGAAAGGATTACCAGAGCCCTTCAGAGGAGGAGTATGAGTCTGAGCAAATG GAGGAAaagcaggaagagagaaaaaacctGGGGGGAGACTCCACCATCAGCAATACCGAGATTGAAGAGTGGAGCGGGAACCAGCATG GTGCCAGTGAGGAGAAGAAAGAAGGCTGGTCCTGGGCATCCTACCTGGAGGAGCAGAAAGCCATCGCTGCCCCTTTAAATCTCTTCCAGGAT TACCAAACAGCTTCCCAGAACAAGAATGGCTTTAAGGTGGGGATGAAGCTGGAGGGGATCGATCCACAGCACCCTTCTATGTACTTTATCCTTACAGTGGCTGAG GTGTGTGGCTACCGGATGCGCCTGCACTTTGATGGCTACTCTGAATGCCATGATTTCTGGCTAAACGCTGACTCCCCCAACATTCATCCTGCTGGCTGGTTTGAGGAGACGGGACACAAACTCCAGCCCCCAAAAG GTTACAAAGAGGAGGAATTCAGCTGGACCAACTATCTCAAGATAACAAAAGCTCAGGCAGCTCCTAAACACCTCTTTGTGACGCGAAACAGT AATGAAGTTCCCACAGGATTTGAGGTGGGCACGAAACTTGAAGCTGTAGACCGAATGAACCCTTCCTTGATATGCGTTGCCACAGTGACAGATGTGGTGGACAATCGTTTTTTGGTGCACTTTGATAACTGGGATGATACTTATGACTACTG GTGTGACCCTAGCAGTCCATATATCCACCCAGTTGGCTGGTGTCAGGAGCATGGAAAACCCCTCACACCTCCTCAAG ACTATCCTGACCCGGATAACTTCAGTTGGGAAAAATACTTAAAGGAGACCGGTGCATCTGCAGTTCCAGCTTGGGCCTTTAAAGTG CGGCCACCCCACAGCTTTCTGGTCAACATGAAGTTGGAGGCAGTGGACAGGAGGACTCCCTCCCTCATCCGCGTGTCTAGTGTGGAAGATGTGGAGGATTACAGGATAAAG ATCCATTTTGATGGCTGGAGCCACGTCTATGACTTTTGGATCGATGCAGATCACCCAGACATTCATCCTGTAGGGTGGtgctccaaaactggacacctgctgcagcctcctttcA GGCCAAAGGAACCAGCCTCCTCAGCTCATGGGGCTTGTCCAACCTTGGGTTGCAAGAGTATCCCACACACCAAGGGCTCTAAGTACAGCTTTCATCACAG GAAGTGCCCAACACCAGGTTGCGATGGCTCTGGACATGTGACAGGGAGGTTCACGGCCCATTACTGCCTCTCAGGGTGCCCCTTGGCAGAGAAGAACCAGGGCAGACTGAAGGCTGATCTCTCCGACACTGAGGCCTCTGCCCGCAAAAGGAACCTGATTGGCTTCTCTCAGAGAAAAAAGTCCCGGCACCATGGGAG AGGACGACCTCCAAAATATCGGAAGATCCAGCAGGAAGACTTCCAAA CTATTTCCGCTGACAATATGCACCAGTCTCTCTTCATGTCGGCCTTGTCTGCTCACCCAGACCGCTCCCTGTCTCTCTGCTGGGAACAACACTGCAAACTCCTGCCAGGGGTAGCTGGCATCACAGCAGCCACAGTGGCCAAGTGGACCATTGATGAG GTCTTCAGCTTTGTTCAGACTCTGACGGGTTGCGAGGACCAAGCCAAACTCTTCAAGGATGAG ATGATCGACGGGGAAGCGTTCTTGCTGCTGACGCAAGCCGATATTGTCAAAATCATGAGTGTCAAGCTGGGCCCAGCGCTCAAGATTTACAACTCCATCCTCATGTTCAAAAATGCTGATGACACCTTAAAGTGA
- the L3MBTL1 gene encoding lethal(3)malignant brain tumor-like protein 1 isoform X1, with the protein MVMDGRAEMEVMRSTKGNAAREVSIHLVANENTVQNTHLPTTAFIIPANATAINLPTSTLEIQRFPRESQRSTAAERPERGAGNEAMTATVIPQISGVQTCNTVRVLEWKDGVATLPGSNLRFRINEYGTLKVVSADKIPPAEPVKEAHMEKDQESEVAPSSRDNHIVAQDVPEQPKLPTAESMCHCDTCGRRHVSEVAREGRGFCSEHCHRQFKERSVIVENSAGSTNVTEILKPVKKRKRKDYQSPSEEEYESEQMEEKQEERKNLGGDSTISNTEIEEWSGNQHGASEEKKEGWSWASYLEEQKAIAAPLNLFQDYQTASQNKNGFKVGMKLEGIDPQHPSMYFILTVAEVCGYRMRLHFDGYSECHDFWLNADSPNIHPAGWFEETGHKLQPPKGCSGYKEEEFSWTNYLKITKAQAAPKHLFVTRNSNEVPTGFEVGTKLEAVDRMNPSLICVATVTDVVDNRFLVHFDNWDDTYDYWCDPSSPYIHPVGWCQEHGKPLTPPQDYPDPDNFSWEKYLKETGASAVPAWAFKVRPPHSFLVNMKLEAVDRRTPSLIRVSSVEDVEDYRIKIHFDGWSHVYDFWIDADHPDIHPVGWCSKTGHLLQPPFRPKEPASSAHGACPTLGCKSIPHTKGSKYSFHHRKCPTPGCDGSGHVTGRFTAHYCLSGCPLAEKNQGRLKADLSDTEASARKRNLIGFSQRKKSRHHGRGRPPKYRKIQQEDFQTISADNMHQSLFMSALSAHPDRSLSLCWEQHCKLLPGVAGITAATVAKWTIDEVFSFVQTLTGCEDQAKLFKDEMIDGEAFLLLTQADIVKIMSVKLGPALKIYNSILMFKNADDTLK; encoded by the exons ATGGTGATGGATGGCAGAGCAGAAATGGAGGTCATGAGAAGCACAAAAGGGAACGCTGCCAGGGAGGTCAGCATCCATCTGGTTGCCAATGAGAACACTGTGCAGAACACACACCTACCAACAACTGCCTTCATCATACCAG CAAATGCAACCGCCATCAACCTCCCTACCAGCACCTTAGAAATCCAGCGATTTCCTCGGGAGTCTCAGAGGAGCACAGCAGCTGAGAGACctgagagaggggcagggaacGAGGCCATGACAGCAACTGTCATCCCCCAGATCAGCGGAGTGCAGACCTGCAACACGGTTCGGGTCCTTGAGTGGAAGGATGGGGTGGCTACTCTGCCTGGGAGCAACTTGCGA TTTCGGATAAATGAGTACGGGACACTGAAAGTGGTGAGTGCTGATAAAATCCCTCCAGCTGAACCTGTAAAGGAAGCTCACATGGAGAAAGATCAGGAGTCGGAGGtagcacccagcagcagggacaaTCACATTGTGGCTCAGG ATGTACCAGAGCAGCCCAAGCTGCCCACAGCAGAGAGCATGTGCCACTGTGATACCTGTGGCCGGAGACACGTGTCAGAGGTGGCCCGGGAGGGCAGGGGGTTCTGCAGCGAACACTGTCATCGTCAGTTCAAAGAAAG gtcTGTCATTGTAGAGAACTCTGCTGGCAGCACCAATGTCACTGAAATCCTCAAGCCAGTGAAAAAACGGAAAAGAAAGGATTACCAGAGCCCTTCAGAGGAGGAGTATGAGTCTGAGCAAATG GAGGAAaagcaggaagagagaaaaaacctGGGGGGAGACTCCACCATCAGCAATACCGAGATTGAAGAGTGGAGCGGGAACCAGCATG GTGCCAGTGAGGAGAAGAAAGAAGGCTGGTCCTGGGCATCCTACCTGGAGGAGCAGAAAGCCATCGCTGCCCCTTTAAATCTCTTCCAGGAT TACCAAACAGCTTCCCAGAACAAGAATGGCTTTAAGGTGGGGATGAAGCTGGAGGGGATCGATCCACAGCACCCTTCTATGTACTTTATCCTTACAGTGGCTGAG GTGTGTGGCTACCGGATGCGCCTGCACTTTGATGGCTACTCTGAATGCCATGATTTCTGGCTAAACGCTGACTCCCCCAACATTCATCCTGCTGGCTGGTTTGAGGAGACGGGACACAAACTCCAGCCCCCAAAAG GGTGTTCAGGTTACAAAGAGGAGGAATTCAGCTGGACCAACTATCTCAAGATAACAAAAGCTCAGGCAGCTCCTAAACACCTCTTTGTGACGCGAAACAGT AATGAAGTTCCCACAGGATTTGAGGTGGGCACGAAACTTGAAGCTGTAGACCGAATGAACCCTTCCTTGATATGCGTTGCCACAGTGACAGATGTGGTGGACAATCGTTTTTTGGTGCACTTTGATAACTGGGATGATACTTATGACTACTG GTGTGACCCTAGCAGTCCATATATCCACCCAGTTGGCTGGTGTCAGGAGCATGGAAAACCCCTCACACCTCCTCAAG ACTATCCTGACCCGGATAACTTCAGTTGGGAAAAATACTTAAAGGAGACCGGTGCATCTGCAGTTCCAGCTTGGGCCTTTAAAGTG CGGCCACCCCACAGCTTTCTGGTCAACATGAAGTTGGAGGCAGTGGACAGGAGGACTCCCTCCCTCATCCGCGTGTCTAGTGTGGAAGATGTGGAGGATTACAGGATAAAG ATCCATTTTGATGGCTGGAGCCACGTCTATGACTTTTGGATCGATGCAGATCACCCAGACATTCATCCTGTAGGGTGGtgctccaaaactggacacctgctgcagcctcctttcA GGCCAAAGGAACCAGCCTCCTCAGCTCATGGGGCTTGTCCAACCTTGGGTTGCAAGAGTATCCCACACACCAAGGGCTCTAAGTACAGCTTTCATCACAG GAAGTGCCCAACACCAGGTTGCGATGGCTCTGGACATGTGACAGGGAGGTTCACGGCCCATTACTGCCTCTCAGGGTGCCCCTTGGCAGAGAAGAACCAGGGCAGACTGAAGGCTGATCTCTCCGACACTGAGGCCTCTGCCCGCAAAAGGAACCTGATTGGCTTCTCTCAGAGAAAAAAGTCCCGGCACCATGGGAG AGGACGACCTCCAAAATATCGGAAGATCCAGCAGGAAGACTTCCAAA CTATTTCCGCTGACAATATGCACCAGTCTCTCTTCATGTCGGCCTTGTCTGCTCACCCAGACCGCTCCCTGTCTCTCTGCTGGGAACAACACTGCAAACTCCTGCCAGGGGTAGCTGGCATCACAGCAGCCACAGTGGCCAAGTGGACCATTGATGAG GTCTTCAGCTTTGTTCAGACTCTGACGGGTTGCGAGGACCAAGCCAAACTCTTCAAGGATGAG ATGATCGACGGGGAAGCGTTCTTGCTGCTGACGCAAGCCGATATTGTCAAAATCATGAGTGTCAAGCTGGGCCCAGCGCTCAAGATTTACAACTCCATCCTCATGTTCAAAAATGCTGATGACACCTTAAAGTGA
- the L3MBTL1 gene encoding lethal(3)malignant brain tumor-like protein 1 isoform X4: protein MVMDGRAEMEVMRSTKGNAAREVSIHLVANENTVQNTHLPTTAFIIPANATAINLPTSTLEIQRFPRESQRSTAAERPERGAGNEAMTATVIPQISGVQTCNTVRVLEWKDGVATLPGSNLRFRINEYGTLKVVSADKIPPAEPVKEAHMEKDQESEVAPSSRDNHIVAQDVPEQPKLPTAESMCHCDTCGRRHVSEVAREGRGFCSEHCHRQFKERSVIVENSAGSTNVTEILKPVKKRKRKDYQSPSEEEYESEQMEEKQEERKNLGGDSTISNTEIEEWSGNQHGASEEKKEGWSWASYLEEQKAIAAPLNLFQDYQTASQNKNGFKVGMKLEGIDPQHPSMYFILTVAEVCGYRMRLHFDGYSECHDFWLNADSPNIHPAGWFEETGHKLQPPKGCSGYKEEEFSWTNYLKITKAQAAPKHLFVTRNSNEVPTGFEVGTKLEAVDRMNPSLICVATVTDVVDNRFLVHFDNWDDTYDYWCDPSSPYIHPVGWCQEHGKPLTPPQDYPDPDNFSWEKYLKETGASAVPAWAFKVRPPHSFLVNMKLEAVDRRTPSLIRVSSVEDVEDYRIKIHFDGWSHVYDFWIDADHPDIHPVGWCSKTGHLLQPPFRPKEPASSAHGACPTLGCKSIPHTKGSKYSFHHRKCPTPGCDGSGHVTGRFTAHYCLSGCPLAEKNQGRLKADLSDTEASARKRNLIGFSQRKKSRHHGRGRPPKYRKIQQEDFQNRSLSLCWEQHCKLLPGVAGITAATVAKWTIDEVFSFVQTLTGCEDQAKLFKDEMIDGEAFLLLTQADIVKIMSVKLGPALKIYNSILMFKNADDTLK from the exons ATGGTGATGGATGGCAGAGCAGAAATGGAGGTCATGAGAAGCACAAAAGGGAACGCTGCCAGGGAGGTCAGCATCCATCTGGTTGCCAATGAGAACACTGTGCAGAACACACACCTACCAACAACTGCCTTCATCATACCAG CAAATGCAACCGCCATCAACCTCCCTACCAGCACCTTAGAAATCCAGCGATTTCCTCGGGAGTCTCAGAGGAGCACAGCAGCTGAGAGACctgagagaggggcagggaacGAGGCCATGACAGCAACTGTCATCCCCCAGATCAGCGGAGTGCAGACCTGCAACACGGTTCGGGTCCTTGAGTGGAAGGATGGGGTGGCTACTCTGCCTGGGAGCAACTTGCGA TTTCGGATAAATGAGTACGGGACACTGAAAGTGGTGAGTGCTGATAAAATCCCTCCAGCTGAACCTGTAAAGGAAGCTCACATGGAGAAAGATCAGGAGTCGGAGGtagcacccagcagcagggacaaTCACATTGTGGCTCAGG ATGTACCAGAGCAGCCCAAGCTGCCCACAGCAGAGAGCATGTGCCACTGTGATACCTGTGGCCGGAGACACGTGTCAGAGGTGGCCCGGGAGGGCAGGGGGTTCTGCAGCGAACACTGTCATCGTCAGTTCAAAGAAAG gtcTGTCATTGTAGAGAACTCTGCTGGCAGCACCAATGTCACTGAAATCCTCAAGCCAGTGAAAAAACGGAAAAGAAAGGATTACCAGAGCCCTTCAGAGGAGGAGTATGAGTCTGAGCAAATG GAGGAAaagcaggaagagagaaaaaacctGGGGGGAGACTCCACCATCAGCAATACCGAGATTGAAGAGTGGAGCGGGAACCAGCATG GTGCCAGTGAGGAGAAGAAAGAAGGCTGGTCCTGGGCATCCTACCTGGAGGAGCAGAAAGCCATCGCTGCCCCTTTAAATCTCTTCCAGGAT TACCAAACAGCTTCCCAGAACAAGAATGGCTTTAAGGTGGGGATGAAGCTGGAGGGGATCGATCCACAGCACCCTTCTATGTACTTTATCCTTACAGTGGCTGAG GTGTGTGGCTACCGGATGCGCCTGCACTTTGATGGCTACTCTGAATGCCATGATTTCTGGCTAAACGCTGACTCCCCCAACATTCATCCTGCTGGCTGGTTTGAGGAGACGGGACACAAACTCCAGCCCCCAAAAG GGTGTTCAGGTTACAAAGAGGAGGAATTCAGCTGGACCAACTATCTCAAGATAACAAAAGCTCAGGCAGCTCCTAAACACCTCTTTGTGACGCGAAACAGT AATGAAGTTCCCACAGGATTTGAGGTGGGCACGAAACTTGAAGCTGTAGACCGAATGAACCCTTCCTTGATATGCGTTGCCACAGTGACAGATGTGGTGGACAATCGTTTTTTGGTGCACTTTGATAACTGGGATGATACTTATGACTACTG GTGTGACCCTAGCAGTCCATATATCCACCCAGTTGGCTGGTGTCAGGAGCATGGAAAACCCCTCACACCTCCTCAAG ACTATCCTGACCCGGATAACTTCAGTTGGGAAAAATACTTAAAGGAGACCGGTGCATCTGCAGTTCCAGCTTGGGCCTTTAAAGTG CGGCCACCCCACAGCTTTCTGGTCAACATGAAGTTGGAGGCAGTGGACAGGAGGACTCCCTCCCTCATCCGCGTGTCTAGTGTGGAAGATGTGGAGGATTACAGGATAAAG ATCCATTTTGATGGCTGGAGCCACGTCTATGACTTTTGGATCGATGCAGATCACCCAGACATTCATCCTGTAGGGTGGtgctccaaaactggacacctgctgcagcctcctttcA GGCCAAAGGAACCAGCCTCCTCAGCTCATGGGGCTTGTCCAACCTTGGGTTGCAAGAGTATCCCACACACCAAGGGCTCTAAGTACAGCTTTCATCACAG GAAGTGCCCAACACCAGGTTGCGATGGCTCTGGACATGTGACAGGGAGGTTCACGGCCCATTACTGCCTCTCAGGGTGCCCCTTGGCAGAGAAGAACCAGGGCAGACTGAAGGCTGATCTCTCCGACACTGAGGCCTCTGCCCGCAAAAGGAACCTGATTGGCTTCTCTCAGAGAAAAAAGTCCCGGCACCATGGGAG AGGACGACCTCCAAAATATCGGAAGATCCAGCAGGAAGACTTCCAAA ACCGCTCCCTGTCTCTCTGCTGGGAACAACACTGCAAACTCCTGCCAGGGGTAGCTGGCATCACAGCAGCCACAGTGGCCAAGTGGACCATTGATGAG GTCTTCAGCTTTGTTCAGACTCTGACGGGTTGCGAGGACCAAGCCAAACTCTTCAAGGATGAG ATGATCGACGGGGAAGCGTTCTTGCTGCTGACGCAAGCCGATATTGTCAAAATCATGAGTGTCAAGCTGGGCCCAGCGCTCAAGATTTACAACTCCATCCTCATGTTCAAAAATGCTGATGACACCTTAAAGTGA
- the L3MBTL1 gene encoding lethal(3)malignant brain tumor-like protein 1 isoform X3, which translates to MVMDGRAEMEVMRSTKGNAAREVSIHLVANENTVQNTHLPTTAFIIPANATAINLPTSTLEIQRFPRESQRSTAAERPERGAGNEAMTATVIPQISGVQTCNTVRVLEWKDGVATLPGSNLRFRINEYGTLKVVSADKIPPAEPVKEAHMEKDQESEVAPSSRDNHIVAQDVPEQPKLPTAESMCHCDTCGRRHVSEVAREGRGFCSEHCHRQFKERSVIVENSAGSTNVTEILKPVKKRKRKDYQSPSEEEYESEQMEEKQEERKNLGGDSTISNTEIEEWSGNQHGASEEKKEGWSWASYLEEQKAIAAPLNLFQDYQTASQNKNGFKVGMKLEGIDPQHPSMYFILTVAEVCGYRMRLHFDGYSECHDFWLNADSPNIHPAGWFEETGHKLQPPKGCSGYKEEEFSWTNYLKITKAQAAPKHLFVTRNSNEVPTGFEVGTKLEAVDRMNPSLICVATVTDVVDNRFLVHFDNWDDTYDYWCDPSSPYIHPVGWCQEHGKPLTPPQDYPDPDNFSWEKYLKETGASAVPAWAFKVRPPHSFLVNMKLEAVDRRTPSLIRVSSVEDVEDYRIKIHFDGWSHVYDFWIDADHPDIHPVGWCSKTGHLLQPPFRPKEPASSAHGACPTLGCKSIPHTKGSKYSFHHRKCPTPGCDGSGHVTGRFTAHYCLSGCPLAEKNQGRLKADLSDTEASARKRNLIGFSQRKKSRHHGRGRPPKYRKIQQEDFQTISADNMHQSLFMSALSAHPDRSLSLCWEQHCKLLPGVAGITAATVAKWTIDEVFSFVQTLTGCEDQAKLFKDEHSDQKNFGPSSECISAARDSHCRAPL; encoded by the exons ATGGTGATGGATGGCAGAGCAGAAATGGAGGTCATGAGAAGCACAAAAGGGAACGCTGCCAGGGAGGTCAGCATCCATCTGGTTGCCAATGAGAACACTGTGCAGAACACACACCTACCAACAACTGCCTTCATCATACCAG CAAATGCAACCGCCATCAACCTCCCTACCAGCACCTTAGAAATCCAGCGATTTCCTCGGGAGTCTCAGAGGAGCACAGCAGCTGAGAGACctgagagaggggcagggaacGAGGCCATGACAGCAACTGTCATCCCCCAGATCAGCGGAGTGCAGACCTGCAACACGGTTCGGGTCCTTGAGTGGAAGGATGGGGTGGCTACTCTGCCTGGGAGCAACTTGCGA TTTCGGATAAATGAGTACGGGACACTGAAAGTGGTGAGTGCTGATAAAATCCCTCCAGCTGAACCTGTAAAGGAAGCTCACATGGAGAAAGATCAGGAGTCGGAGGtagcacccagcagcagggacaaTCACATTGTGGCTCAGG ATGTACCAGAGCAGCCCAAGCTGCCCACAGCAGAGAGCATGTGCCACTGTGATACCTGTGGCCGGAGACACGTGTCAGAGGTGGCCCGGGAGGGCAGGGGGTTCTGCAGCGAACACTGTCATCGTCAGTTCAAAGAAAG gtcTGTCATTGTAGAGAACTCTGCTGGCAGCACCAATGTCACTGAAATCCTCAAGCCAGTGAAAAAACGGAAAAGAAAGGATTACCAGAGCCCTTCAGAGGAGGAGTATGAGTCTGAGCAAATG GAGGAAaagcaggaagagagaaaaaacctGGGGGGAGACTCCACCATCAGCAATACCGAGATTGAAGAGTGGAGCGGGAACCAGCATG GTGCCAGTGAGGAGAAGAAAGAAGGCTGGTCCTGGGCATCCTACCTGGAGGAGCAGAAAGCCATCGCTGCCCCTTTAAATCTCTTCCAGGAT TACCAAACAGCTTCCCAGAACAAGAATGGCTTTAAGGTGGGGATGAAGCTGGAGGGGATCGATCCACAGCACCCTTCTATGTACTTTATCCTTACAGTGGCTGAG GTGTGTGGCTACCGGATGCGCCTGCACTTTGATGGCTACTCTGAATGCCATGATTTCTGGCTAAACGCTGACTCCCCCAACATTCATCCTGCTGGCTGGTTTGAGGAGACGGGACACAAACTCCAGCCCCCAAAAG GGTGTTCAGGTTACAAAGAGGAGGAATTCAGCTGGACCAACTATCTCAAGATAACAAAAGCTCAGGCAGCTCCTAAACACCTCTTTGTGACGCGAAACAGT AATGAAGTTCCCACAGGATTTGAGGTGGGCACGAAACTTGAAGCTGTAGACCGAATGAACCCTTCCTTGATATGCGTTGCCACAGTGACAGATGTGGTGGACAATCGTTTTTTGGTGCACTTTGATAACTGGGATGATACTTATGACTACTG GTGTGACCCTAGCAGTCCATATATCCACCCAGTTGGCTGGTGTCAGGAGCATGGAAAACCCCTCACACCTCCTCAAG ACTATCCTGACCCGGATAACTTCAGTTGGGAAAAATACTTAAAGGAGACCGGTGCATCTGCAGTTCCAGCTTGGGCCTTTAAAGTG CGGCCACCCCACAGCTTTCTGGTCAACATGAAGTTGGAGGCAGTGGACAGGAGGACTCCCTCCCTCATCCGCGTGTCTAGTGTGGAAGATGTGGAGGATTACAGGATAAAG ATCCATTTTGATGGCTGGAGCCACGTCTATGACTTTTGGATCGATGCAGATCACCCAGACATTCATCCTGTAGGGTGGtgctccaaaactggacacctgctgcagcctcctttcA GGCCAAAGGAACCAGCCTCCTCAGCTCATGGGGCTTGTCCAACCTTGGGTTGCAAGAGTATCCCACACACCAAGGGCTCTAAGTACAGCTTTCATCACAG GAAGTGCCCAACACCAGGTTGCGATGGCTCTGGACATGTGACAGGGAGGTTCACGGCCCATTACTGCCTCTCAGGGTGCCCCTTGGCAGAGAAGAACCAGGGCAGACTGAAGGCTGATCTCTCCGACACTGAGGCCTCTGCCCGCAAAAGGAACCTGATTGGCTTCTCTCAGAGAAAAAAGTCCCGGCACCATGGGAG AGGACGACCTCCAAAATATCGGAAGATCCAGCAGGAAGACTTCCAAA CTATTTCCGCTGACAATATGCACCAGTCTCTCTTCATGTCGGCCTTGTCTGCTCACCCAGACCGCTCCCTGTCTCTCTGCTGGGAACAACACTGCAAACTCCTGCCAGGGGTAGCTGGCATCACAGCAGCCACAGTGGCCAAGTGGACCATTGATGAG GTCTTCAGCTTTGTTCAGACTCTGACGGGTTGCGAGGACCAAGCCAAACTCTTCAAGGATGAG CACAGCGATCAGAAGAATTTTGGTCCATCTTCAGAGTGCATTTCAGCTGCTAGAGACAGTCACTGCAGAGCCCCGCTCTGA